In the genome of Nonomuraea sp. NBC_00507, the window CCATAGGGCTGCAGGCCGTGCTTGTGCGGGTCGATGACGACCGAGTCGCACTCGGCGATGGCGGCGAAGGGGGCGGCGGCCACACCGTCGGGGCTGTCGTCGGCGATGAGACGGAAGAACCCGCCGTAGGCGGCGTCGACGTGCACCCGCGCGCCGTAGCGCCGGCACAGCGCGACGATGTCGTGGGTGGGGTCGATCGCCCCCAGTCCGGTCGTGCCGGTGGTGGCCACCACGGTGCCGATGGCCCCGGTGCGCAGCAGCTCCTCCAAGGCCTGCAGGTCCATCGCGCCGTCGGCCGTCGTCGGGACCGTCGTGTCGTCCACTCCCAGCAGGTGGCACATGCGGGAGTGGGTGTAGTGCGCGTCAGCGCTGTAGGCCACCGCCTTGCCCGGGTGTGTCTGGCGGGCGACGAACAGTGCCTCGAGGTTGGCGATGGTGCCACTGCTGGTCAGGTGGCCCAAGTGCTGCTCGAAGCCGAACATGGCCGCCAGCTGCGCCACGACCTCCTTTTCCATCCGCGCGGTGGCCGGCCCGCCGTCCAGAGCGTGATTGTTGGGGTTGATCATCATCGCGGTCACGTAGCCGATCACCGCTGCCGGATGCGGTGGCTTGAGCATCTGACCGACGTAGCGGGGGTGGAAGAACGGATAGTTCTCCCGCAACCGGACGCGCAGTTCCTCGGTGGCCCGCTCCAAGGCGTCCATCTCGACGTCCAAAGACGGGTGCGGGCTGAAGCTCCCGTACTCGTCCATCCAACGAGCCATCTCCGCGACGGCGGTCTGCAACTGCTCGGCCAGTGCCGCTGCGCCCGCCGGTCCGCTGTGCAGCAACCGGCTTGCGGTGTGAGGTGTCGTCTCCACGACGTTCCCCCTTCCTCACCGTCACCGCACCGAGACCGGGGAGGACGGAAACCGAGAATCTTTTTTCTATGGTCATAGAAAAACTGTGGCCAACGGTAGCGCCGGGCCCCCGGACGGGTCAACGGTCGGCAACCGCTCCCAGCTGCGGCCCCGGCCTGCAGCACTCGGTGCTTGCGGCGCCGATGACAGCCGCACCGGCCGATCTCGAGTCCTGTAGCGGACTCTGCAGATTCCGGTGGTACGGTCCACCGCCGTGCCGCCGAGGGTGGTGAGCGACGTGGCTACTCGCGCAACGTGCAGAATCGTGCGAAAGAAAGCTTGAGCACGCAGAAACTCACGCCAGGTCGGTCCCGAACGTCGCGGCGCGGGATCGATGCCGGCCCTCTTCAAGGTGAGCCACACCGTAGAAGCGCCCGCCCGGTAGCCCAGAGTGGCAAGTTCGCCAGCGATTCGCCGGTAACCCCACAGCGGATTCTCCCCGGCCAGACGAAGCACCGAGGTCCGGATGGAGGCGCGGGTGGATGGCCGACCCTGGCTACAGCGCTTGAACGTCCAGCGCCGCTGTACCAGATCGGCGTGCCAGCGCAGCAGCGTCCCCGGCGTCACGAACAAACGCCGACGACCGGCGGGAGGCAGCAGGTGTCGTCGAGACCCACGCACCACGTTCAGTGGTCGACCAGTGGAGCCACTGATGAGGCGTTCCAACGCGTTCCACAGTGCGGCTCTGTCGATCGTGTCATGTACTGGAGGGGGCGTGCTTGCGCAGGTCGACCGAGTCCTATCCCACCCAGCCGGGGGCCTGCGCCCGCAGGAGCCGGCGTAGCCACATCGCGGTGCCGCCGCCCACCATTTTCTCCACCGGAGGCGGCAGGTGGGCGGCGAGAGAGGCGTAGCTGATCGCCTGGTTCAGCGCGCATAGCGGCGCGGCCACCTTCCAGGCGGCCCGCAGCCTTTCAGGCGAGTCGAAGTCCGCCCAGCGCGCCAAATACCCGTCGAGCGCGCTGACGCCGGGCTGGAAGAATTGGCTGCTCAGGTCGAGGAACGGGTGCGCGATTGCGGCATCCGTCCAGTCAAAGAACAGGTAGCCGAGCGGCCCCTGCGCCACGTTGCCCAGATGCAGGTCCCCGTGGACCAAGGAGTACGGCACAGCGAAGCCGGTCAGCTCCGCGCACGCGGCCATCAGCCCGGGCATGGACTCGCGCAACTGGGCGGCCTCCTCGGCCGTCACCCAGGTGGCCGGATCGCACCAGGTCGGCGGTGCGGCATGATCCACTTCGCCGAGCCATGTGATCTGCCCGGACAGCCACGGCAGTCGGCGATCGAGGCACCCGGCGCTCCGCAGCTCCGGCAGCCGCTCGACTGACTCCACCTGGAGAGCTGCGTAGGAGCTCAGCATCTCAGCGTTGACCTCGTCGAACGCGTGTCGGATCGCCGGGCCGAAGTCGGCGAGTGCGAGCAGCCGCCTGTCGCCGTGGTGGCCGAGAACGGTGGGCACCTGAGCGGGGAAGAGCTTGTCCAGGACGGCGGTGACTGCTCCCTCGTCGGCGAAGAGCGGGGTGGCGACGGAAGACTTGACGTAGACGTCGCCGTGCGGCGTGGCCGCCCGCAGCACCGCGGACAGATCCCAGAGGCGCACCTGCTCAAGCCGGTCGTCGAGGTCGAGCCCGAGGTCCGCGCTCAGCCACTCGGCCACGCCGTCGATCCATCGCGGATCCGTCCATGGCGGACCGCCGTCGAGGCTGGCCTCGACGGCACTGACCCAGGTGGCTGGTTCGGCGTGCCGGTCGCCGCGTCCTGCGCCGCTCAGCGGCCTTTGCGAAGGGACGTTTCCGCCCGTGCGCGGCGTGGCGACGAGGGTGCACCGGATGATGCGTGCCGTCTCGTCCGTCTCCGCGCCGCTCAGCCGGAGCACGGCGGCGTCGATCCCGGTCTGCTTGCGCAGGGCCGCCAGCGCCTGCCCGGGCTTGTCGGGCTCGACCCTTCCGACCAGCTCGGTCTTCAGTGCCAAGACCCGGGTGTCATCGTCCCAGACGATCAGCCAGTCGATCCGCGTGTGCCACTCGGTCTCGTTCATCGGCTGCGACGGAATCCGACGCGCTGCAGTGCGCCATGGTCGTGCAGCATGTCGAAGCTGATGATGACGGTGCGGGGCTCTTGCCTCGCGGCGAGCGACCGTGAGTGCTTGTCAGCCACAGGTCTCCTGTCGGGTCGCGGAGGGCAAAACCGGCGTGGCGGCGGCTCACGATGGTTTGATGATGTGGAGGTCTTCGGGCTTCGCGTGGCCGCCGATGACCGTGTTGTAGATCTTTTGCAGGGCCTCTGGCCCGGTGTGTTCGACGATGCGCAGCCACGCCGACGCGGCGACGAAGTCGCGCATCGCGGTGTCCATGCGTTGGAGCAGCTCGGTGCCGCCGATGCCGGCGGACAGGCTGCGGACCCGCTCGGGCGCGAAGAACAGTGCGGGCGTGGGACCGGGCAGGTCACCGCCGTGTGCGGGCGCGTCCCAGTGGGTGGCTCCGACAATGATGCTGTGAGTGAGATGGTGAGCGAATCGCTGATGCACCGCGGCGACCACATCGGGATTACCGGCGAAGTCGACGAAGGCCACGGGGCCATGGAGGTTCTGATCGGCGATCGCGTCGTAGGAGACGAGCTGGTGATAGAGCCCACGCCGGGTCAGTGCAGCGACCTTGTCGGCCGCGGTCAGGCCGACCACGGGGATCTGGCGGCGGTGCAGCAGCCAGGCCAGTCCCATCGCGGTCTTGCTGGAGGCGCTGGAGAGCACGACCGTGGTGGGTGCCGCAGACGGAGCCGGTTCCGCCTGGGATAGGTCGTGGTCGAGCAGGTAGGCGGTGGAAAACAGCGGCCGCCACACGGCTCGATGGTTGTCGAAGGGATCAGCCGGCATCGCGGCGTAGGTGTTGTAGGTCGCCGACCCTTCGGCGCGGTGTGCCGCGGTGTCGACGTACGCCCGGTCAGGCACGTCGGCGCGAGCGCTGCCGGGGGTCAGCCGCATCGTGACGTGAGTGGACATCGGCAGGTAGCCGTACACCCGGAGGCCTTCTGCGACGCCCGGCGCGCGCGAGCGCACCACCCGGGCGAATCCCCAGCAGGGCAGCCGGCCCCAGCCGTGCGGAGCTGGAAAGAACCGCCAGTAACCGAAGCTGTCGCCAACCCTTCCATAGGTGATGTTGTTGCTGGTGAGGGCGAATCGTTCGACCTCCAGCAGAACCTCACCGTCTACCAGCTCTGGTGCCGGCATCGGTCGTACCTCGGTCTTACTCAGATCATCTCGGGCGGTGAGCAGATCCCACATGGTGACTTCTCCTTGACTCGATGGGTGCCGCAATGGCGTAAGGAATGCGTGGGCGGCTGCCGGTTTTCTCTCTCGATGCGGGCTCGCTTCGAGATGCTCAGGGGTGCCCGGCGGTCTGGACTGCGTGATCGTGTGCGGAGCGTCGCGTTATCAGGTCCGGGTCTCGTCGAGCGTGGCCCACTTCAGACCAATGGTCACTTCACTCTGGCCGATTCTGTCCATTGCCACCCCACCGTCCAAGCCAGAGTGCCCTGGGACGAGAACGTCCACGCTGTGTTTGTTCCGCACGAGCCTTCTGACGACCGGTGGTCGGCGTGGCATATGGTTCGCGGTCTTCGGGCGATGTAGTCCCGGCCGTCGCGGATGTGCAGCAGGGGGATGGTGAACGCCTGCCCGGAGCGCCGGCCGTGCACGGTCAGCCGGAGTACGTCGCCGCCGCGGAAGCGATGCCCGAAGCGGGCCTGGGTGCGGCGGAAGAGGAAGGTGTGCAACTGGCGGCGTTGCGGCTGGTCCAGGTGAGCACGCTCGCCCGGGTGGTCACGGCCGATCCGCCGGGGACACGTGATGGAAGGTACGCCGCTCGGCGCGGGCGAAGCGCCGGGCGAGCACTCTGCCGGCGGCGCGCAGGACGGGGCCTCCTGGCATCAGACGCACGGCGTGTGGGGGGAGCCCGTGCAGGATCCAGCCGAGCACCGCGGGGATGTCACGCGGACTGTATTGGGCGCCGAAGTGCTCCTTGTCGAGGCGCTCCCAGTCATGCTGGGTGAGGTGGGCCTGGACGAGTGTCATCGCGTCGCGCTCTTCGTGGGCGAGGTGCGCCAGCAGCAGGTCGCGCAGCTCGGCGGTGTGCCCGGCGAGATCTCGGCGCACCTGGGCGTCGCCGGCGCGGGCGAGCGTGGCGAATCCGGTGTCGCACGCGTGGAGCAGGGGGTCGATGTGCTTGTGCTCGGCGGACATGGCGGCCAGCACGGCGCCCGCCTCGGCGCCGCGGGCGCGTTCTAACAGCAGCGGCCACAGCCCGGTGTCCTCACCCAGGTGGTGCTTGTGCAGGGTGCTGGAGAACAGCTGCCACCGGCGGCTGAGGCGGGTCCAGCACTGCCGGTCCTCGATCGGGGTGGCGGTGGTGGCGGCGGCGAACAGGTCGAGGTCCCGCCGGAAGGCGCGGTGCATGAGGTACATGCCCGCGACGTCGACGGGACCGGGCGGCGCGGCGGCCTGACCGGTGAGGAGCAACTGCCCGGTGTGGGGGGCGGTGGCGGGAGGGGAAGAGGCTGGCATGATCGCTCCTTTTGGGTTTAGTCGCTATAATATGAATTAAGTTGCGGTAAAGTCAATCCATGACTGAGCGAAGGCGGGCGTACCACTCGGCCTTGCGCGCCGAGCAGGCGGAGCGCACGAGGGTGGCCGTGATCGCCGCCGCCACCGAATGCTTCGTCGGCCAGGGCTACGCGGAGACGACGATGAAGGACATCGCCGAGCGGGCGGGGGTCTCCGCGCCGACCGTGTACGCGCAGGGCAGCAAGGCGGCGCTGCTCCTGGCCGTGGTCGACGTGAGCATCGCCGGCGACGCCACTGCTGGGCCGCTGATACAGCACGACCGGTTCCGGCAGTTGCTCGATGAACGGGACAAGGAGAGAAAGCTACGCCTGATGGCGCGAATCGCGCAGGATTGGCTGCCCCGGGTCGGGCCGGTGATGCGGGTGTTCCGGGAGGCCGCGGCGGGCGATCTGGAGATCGCCGAGGCATGGGAGGACTACGAGCGGCGCCGCTACACCGACGCCCGGGCCATCATCGAATCCTTCTCCAGCCTGCTGCGCCCGGGACTGACCGTCGAACGTGCCACCGACATCTACTGGGCGACTTTCACCACTCACACGGCGGAGGCGTTCATGGCCGGCAGGAAATGGGAACTGCGCGAGTACGCCGACTGGCTGGCAGACGCGATGGACCGCCTCCTGCTCCGCTGACGCGGCGGACTGCCACTGCAAGCGATCCTTGCTCTGATCAGGGCCTGAGAAACCCGCGGAGCGCAGGAGGACCCATGAAGGACGGCAACGGGGCAGGGAATGCCGCGGGAGATTCTCTGCCCGGAGGATCATCGTGGCGCTGATCTCGGTGGACATCGCGGCCATCGCGAACCAGCAAATGCCGCTTGAAATTCGAGCCTGGGGTGTGAGCTGGGGCTTTGCGGCAGCGTGAGCGGGTCTGGGAGCCTTGCGAGGTGCTGTTGTCCCTCGCTTACATGATCGTGCGGCGGGTGCTGGAGCTGATCGTCGTGCCGTCACAGGGTGCGGTCGTCGCCTGAGGCGTAGCGGTTCCATGGACTCCCGGCCTCGGAGGCGACGCATGTCGGCGTACTCCCTGGTGTGCAGGGGCGAAAGTACAGTCCGATGCTCGAACCATCGGCCAGTACGGCTGCGGCCACCCCTTCTGGTCACCGCCGCCCGGAGTCACGTCTTTCCTGTTCTACGACCCCGATGGCGCCCTCATCCAGGCGATCGGCATACCAAGCGATCAACTCGCATAAGCGCATCCTCCGAAGGAGACGACCCATGAATCCCTCCGTTCCCTCCCCGCTGCCGATCCCCGCGCGCCTCAGCGAGGCAGCCCGCCAATTCCTGGCACAGCCGCCGATGCACGCGCCCACTCTTCCCCAACGGGACGACACCGACGGCTGGGTGCGCCTGGTCGAGCAGACCGACGGCTACATCCGCACCTGGCTCAGAGACCGAGCCTTTCCCTTGCCAGTCGCCGTCCAGGACACACAGGTCGCCGGCGTCCACACGTACGTCCTGCGCGCCGAGAGCGACCTCGCCACCGACGAGGGGCCGATCTACCTCGACATCCACGGCGGCGCCCTCCTCTACGGCGGCGGCGACCTGTGCGCTCACAGCTGCAGCGACACCACCCTGAGACCGGGATGACCACCTGGAGCATCGACTAGCGGATGCCGCCGTGGCATCCCTTTCCCGCCGCGCTCGACGACTGCCTGGCCGTCTACCGGGCCCTGCTGAAGGTCTGCGACCCGGCAGACGCCTTCGTCGGCGGCGCCTCGGCGGGCGGTGACCTCGCCGCCGCACTGCTGGTGCGGGCCAAGGACGAAGGGCTCCCGATGCCGGCGGCGCTGGTGCTACGGACGCCGGAGGTCGACCTCACCGAGTCCGGCGACAGCTTCCACGCCAACGCCGGCATTGACAACGTCCTGTCCAGCCTGCGGGAGGTGAACGAGCTCTACGCGAATGGTCACGACCTCTCCCACCCCTACCTGTCCCCGCTGTTCGCCGACCTGTCCGGCTTCCCGCCTACGTTCCTGCAGTCCGGCACCCGGGACCTGTTCCTGTCCAACACCGTCCGCATGCACCGCAGGCTGCTGTCGGCCGGCGTCGAAGCCGAGCTGCACGTCTTCGAGGCGATGCCACACGGCGGCTTCGGCGGCGCCAGCCCCGAGGACACCGAAGTCGCCGCCGCGGTCCGCCTCTTCCTCGACCGGCACCGCCGCCGGCACTGAGCCTTCATCAAACCCGCCCCATGCCGTCCTGGTGCCCGAGATCGGCCAGTTCGCCGAGGCCGCCCGGTGGGCTTTCAGGTGCGCTCCGTCGAGCCGGCGCCGGACATGATCGCCATCCGCGGCGTCCGGCTCGGCGACTCGGGTGCCGACGCCATGACCATCGATGTGGCGGTCATGGAGCCTGGTGAAGACCGCGGCCGCGGCGGCCATCGCCTCGGCCTCGCCTTCCAGCGGTGGCTCTTCGACCGCCACGGCCAGCACCGGGCAGCCGCGCGGAAGTCGCTGTCGAGCACCGTCTGCCGCCGCGAGGCCAGAAAGGCGCGCAACCCGGCAACAGGCCCTGCCTCCAGCTCGCGTTTCAGCGCCGCGGCGACAGGTGCGGGCGTAGCGCTGTTTCAGCAGGTCGCGGTGGCAGCGCAGGATGGTGTCCGGACGCACGAGGAGCCGCGGCCGGCGCAGGACCTCGCGAGGCAGCGATGTCAGGAGCGCGGTGAACAGCCCTCCAGGTGCCGTCCACCTGCGCCTCAATGTCGCGGAACTCATCGAGCCGCGTAGATGCTTCGAAGAACGTGCAGCTCAAACCGGGGTGCGATGCGTCTTGACGCGGTACAGAGCATAGGAGGTTTCTTGCCGTTGGGATGCTATGAGCGCTTGTGGGGTTGGTGGGTTGCGCCTAAGGGTGGTGGCCCGCTTGTCATGGCGGGCAGGTGCGGGAACCGACCGGTCCCGCCGCGCGGGGCGGCATCGGGATCGCCGGGCTGATGGTGGCGTGCGCACGCGAAGGGCCCGGTCACACAAACACTATCGTCCAGTCCATCTTTCCCGCCTCGGTGCAGGGCGGACAGCTCACGGAGAGGCTGACCGTGCCGTCGTTCCAGGCGGTCAGGTCCTTGTCGCCGAAGCGCAGGTTCCGCCAGAAGCGGTAGGAGATGCCCCCGCCCCAGAAAGCGCCCTTCCACCACTTGTATCGATAGTCGCCGTCCACGCA includes:
- a CDS encoding pyridoxal phosphate-dependent decarboxylase family protein; amino-acid sequence: METTPHTASRLLHSGPAGAAALAEQLQTAVAEMARWMDEYGSFSPHPSLDVEMDALERATEELRVRLRENYPFFHPRYVGQMLKPPHPAAVIGYVTAMMINPNNHALDGGPATARMEKEVVAQLAAMFGFEQHLGHLTSSGTIANLEALFVARQTHPGKAVAYSADAHYTHSRMCHLLGVDDTTVPTTADGAMDLQALEELLRTGAIGTVVATTGTTGLGAIDPTHDIVALCRRYGARVHVDAAYGGFFRLIADDSPDGVAAAPFAAIAECDSVVIDPHKHGLQPYGCGAVLFKDPGAARHYLHESPYTYFTSEELHLGEISLECSRAGAAAAALWLTLRLLPLTPEGLGAALRPGRRAALAWAEHIRAGEQLTLYQPPQLDILTYYPTRDRLSEIDLASAHVLTRGMRLPAEQSLFVATYTVDAAALAARGHRVAADVPHGRILRSVLMKPETEQHVPSLHRHVLDLLAESDT
- a CDS encoding phosphotransferase translates to MNETEWHTRIDWLIVWDDDTRVLALKTELVGRVEPDKPGQALAALRKQTGIDAAVLRLSGAETDETARIIRCTLVATPRTGGNVPSQRPLSGAGRGDRHAEPATWVSAVEASLDGGPPWTDPRWIDGVAEWLSADLGLDLDDRLEQVRLWDLSAVLRAATPHGDVYVKSSVATPLFADEGAVTAVLDKLFPAQVPTVLGHHGDRRLLALADFGPAIRHAFDEVNAEMLSSYAALQVESVERLPELRSAGCLDRRLPWLSGQITWLGEVDHAAPPTWCDPATWVTAEEAAQLRESMPGLMAACAELTGFAVPYSLVHGDLHLGNVAQGPLGYLFFDWTDAAIAHPFLDLSSQFFQPGVSALDGYLARWADFDSPERLRAAWKVAAPLCALNQAISYASLAAHLPPPVEKMVGGGTAMWLRRLLRAQAPGWVG
- a CDS encoding DUF2855 family protein, translating into MWDLLTARDDLSKTEVRPMPAPELVDGEVLLEVERFALTSNNITYGRVGDSFGYWRFFPAPHGWGRLPCWGFARVVRSRAPGVAEGLRVYGYLPMSTHVTMRLTPGSARADVPDRAYVDTAAHRAEGSATYNTYAAMPADPFDNHRAVWRPLFSTAYLLDHDLSQAEPAPSAAPTTVVLSSASSKTAMGLAWLLHRRQIPVVGLTAADKVAALTRRGLYHQLVSYDAIADQNLHGPVAFVDFAGNPDVVAAVHQRFAHHLTHSIIVGATHWDAPAHGGDLPGPTPALFFAPERVRSLSAGIGGTELLQRMDTAMRDFVAASAWLRIVEHTGPEALQKIYNTVIGGHAKPEDLHIIKPS
- a CDS encoding nitroreductase/quinone reductase family protein, coding for MHTFLFRRTQARFGHRFRGGDVLRLTVHGRRSGQAFTIPLLHIRDGRDYIARRPRTICHADHRSSEGSCGTNTAWTFSSQGTLAWTVGWQWTESARVK
- a CDS encoding hemerythrin domain-containing protein — its product is MPASSPPATAPHTGQLLLTGQAAAPPGPVDVAGMYLMHRAFRRDLDLFAAATTATPIEDRQCWTRLSRRWQLFSSTLHKHHLGEDTGLWPLLLERARGAEAGAVLAAMSAEHKHIDPLLHACDTGFATLARAGDAQVRRDLAGHTAELRDLLLAHLAHEERDAMTLVQAHLTQHDWERLDKEHFGAQYSPRDIPAVLGWILHGLPPHAVRLMPGGPVLRAAGRVLARRFARAERRTFHHVSPADRP
- a CDS encoding TetR/AcrR family transcriptional regulator — protein: MTERRRAYHSALRAEQAERTRVAVIAAATECFVGQGYAETTMKDIAERAGVSAPTVYAQGSKAALLLAVVDVSIAGDATAGPLIQHDRFRQLLDERDKERKLRLMARIAQDWLPRVGPVMRVFREAAAGDLEIAEAWEDYERRRYTDARAIIESFSSLLRPGLTVERATDIYWATFTTHTAEAFMAGRKWELREYADWLADAMDRLLLR
- a CDS encoding alpha/beta hydrolase — its product is MPPWHPFPAALDDCLAVYRALLKVCDPADAFVGGASAGGDLAAALLVRAKDEGLPMPAALVLRTPEVDLTESGDSFHANAGIDNVLSSLREVNELYANGHDLSHPYLSPLFADLSGFPPTFLQSGTRDLFLSNTVRMHRRLLSAGVEAELHVFEAMPHGGFGGASPEDTEVAAAVRLFLDRHRRRH